One part of the Pelagibacterium nitratireducens genome encodes these proteins:
- a CDS encoding MerR family transcriptional regulator produces the protein MAQNREFGIGELSQRTAVNIETIRYYERVGLLPSPPRTQGGHRLYSSAHRKRLVFIRRSRELGFTLDEIRNLLGLVEGSYACGDVQEAALAHLKHIRLKIADLRRMERTLADTAARCEGGTAADCPIIDVLSRAPG, from the coding sequence TTGGCTCAAAACCGGGAGTTCGGCATTGGGGAGCTGTCACAGCGAACCGCCGTCAATATCGAAACGATCCGCTATTATGAACGGGTCGGGCTATTGCCATCGCCGCCCCGGACCCAAGGCGGCCACCGGCTTTATTCCAGCGCGCACCGGAAACGGCTGGTGTTCATCCGGCGCAGCCGTGAGCTGGGCTTCACCCTCGACGAAATCCGCAATTTGTTAGGACTTGTCGAAGGCAGTTACGCCTGCGGCGATGTGCAGGAGGCGGCGCTGGCCCATCTGAAGCATATTCGGCTCAAGATTGCCGATCTTCGGCGCATGGAGCGTACGCTTGCCGATACGGCCGCACGCTGTGAGGGCGGAACGGCTGCCGACTGCCCGATTATCGACGTGCTCAGCCGGGCGCCGGGCTGA
- a CDS encoding ArsR/SmtB family transcription factor: MSSNVEVLERIKDTTFALRTKLFRGLADASRLSILDALRTRPLSVGEIVAITGLSQPNASNHLRCLSECGLVSGEQRGRFVHYRLSDQRLNDLFLLSDELLTETACAVDTCGNYGTS, from the coding sequence ATGTCTAGTAATGTCGAAGTGCTGGAGCGGATCAAGGATACAACCTTTGCTCTGCGTACGAAGCTATTCCGGGGATTGGCCGATGCCTCGCGCTTGTCAATTCTTGATGCTTTGCGCACGCGGCCGTTGTCTGTCGGCGAGATCGTCGCGATCACGGGTCTGTCGCAGCCGAACGCGTCGAACCATCTGCGGTGTCTCAGCGAATGCGGCCTCGTCTCCGGCGAGCAGCGCGGCCGTTTTGTCCATTATCGCCTGAGCGATCAACGTCTGAATGATCTGTTTTTGCTTAGCGACGAGCTGCTGACGGAGACCGCGTGCGCCGTAGATACCTGCGGGAACTATGGCACAAGCTGA
- a CDS encoding NAD(P)/FAD-dependent oxidoreductase, whose amino-acid sequence MTEKFDLIVIGTGTAARVAAMRTHAAGRSVAVIDYKPFGGTCALRGCDPKKMLVGGAAAIDHARRMQDKGIAGMPLIDWPELIAFKRSFTDPVPEMHEDSYAEKDIAAFHGQARFTGPNSVEVEGTALEGAHILIATGAKPVTLGIPGEKHLIDNEDFLALESLPERIVMVGGGYIAAEFSSIAARANAKVTVLQRGDRMLTHFEPELVGWLMESFEAVGIDVRTGTEVTSIETAGDGYRITASSGGQSVTIEADLVIHAAGRVPNLDGLDLDAAGVAVKDRRLQLNKYLQSVSNSAVYAAGDAAQVGPPLTPVSSHDAKLVVSNILEGNGHKPDYRGVPRVAFTLPPIAAVGLSEEEAQRQGLKFSIKSQKASDWFTARQTAEPVYGFKVMVEEGTERVLGAHLVGPHADEIINLFALAIRHELTATALKQTMFAYPTGASDIGYML is encoded by the coding sequence ATGACAGAGAAATTCGACCTGATCGTTATTGGCACCGGAACGGCCGCGCGCGTGGCGGCGATGCGCACCCACGCGGCGGGGCGTTCCGTCGCCGTGATCGACTACAAGCCCTTTGGCGGCACCTGCGCGCTCCGCGGCTGCGATCCGAAAAAGATGCTGGTCGGCGGGGCCGCCGCGATCGACCATGCCAGGCGCATGCAGGACAAGGGGATCGCCGGCATGCCGCTTATCGATTGGCCCGAGCTGATCGCCTTCAAGCGCAGCTTTACCGATCCCGTACCGGAAATGCACGAGGACAGTTACGCGGAAAAGGACATTGCCGCCTTCCACGGCCAGGCGCGATTTACCGGACCGAACAGCGTCGAGGTCGAGGGAACCGCGCTCGAAGGCGCCCACATCCTGATCGCCACGGGCGCAAAACCGGTGACGCTCGGAATCCCCGGCGAAAAACATTTGATCGACAATGAGGACTTTCTTGCCCTCGAATCCCTGCCGGAACGCATTGTCATGGTCGGCGGCGGCTATATCGCGGCCGAGTTCTCCAGTATCGCGGCGCGCGCCAACGCGAAAGTGACGGTGCTGCAACGCGGCGATCGGATGCTCACCCATTTTGAGCCGGAGCTGGTCGGCTGGCTGATGGAGAGTTTCGAGGCGGTCGGGATCGACGTGCGCACGGGCACGGAAGTGACGTCGATCGAGACGGCCGGAGACGGATATCGCATCACAGCTTCATCGGGCGGACAGAGCGTGACCATAGAGGCCGACTTGGTCATCCATGCCGCCGGGCGCGTCCCGAACCTCGACGGCCTCGATCTTGACGCCGCCGGGGTGGCGGTGAAGGATCGCCGCTTGCAGCTCAATAAGTATCTGCAAAGCGTCTCGAACTCGGCTGTTTATGCAGCCGGCGATGCCGCCCAGGTTGGCCCGCCGCTCACGCCAGTATCGAGTCACGACGCAAAATTGGTTGTCAGCAACATCCTTGAAGGCAACGGGCACAAGCCAGATTATCGTGGCGTCCCGCGCGTTGCGTTTACGCTTCCGCCGATCGCCGCCGTGGGCCTGAGCGAAGAAGAAGCGCAGCGGCAGGGGCTAAAATTCAGCATAAAGTCACAAAAGGCCTCGGACTGGTTCACCGCCCGGCAGACGGCCGAGCCGGTTTACGGGTTCAAGGTGATGGTCGAGGAAGGTACTGAACGGGTGCTCGGGGCGCATCTGGTCGGCCCGCACGCTGATGAAATCATCAACCTGTTCGCGCTCGCAATCCGGCACGAGCTGACTGCAACGGCGCTCAAGCAGACGATGTTCGCCTATCCGACCGGAGCCTCTGACATCGGTTACATGCTTTAG
- a CDS encoding GDCCVxC domain-containing (seleno)protein has translation MADFKSTLICPRCGHQETEIMPTDACQFFYDCKGCGTVLRPHDGDCCVYCSYGSAPCPPIQEARKRGSSGNCCAASGVGA, from the coding sequence ATGGCGGATTTTAAGAGCACTCTCATCTGTCCGCGCTGTGGACACCAGGAAACCGAGATCATGCCTACGGACGCATGCCAGTTCTTCTATGACTGCAAAGGCTGCGGTACTGTCCTGCGCCCGCATGACGGCGATTGCTGCGTCTACTGCTCCTATGGATCCGCGCCGTGCCCGCCGATTCAGGAAGCTCGAAAACGCGGTTCATCCGGGAACTGCTGCGCCGCTTCAGGGGTTGGCGCATGA